Within the Setaria viridis chromosome 3, Setaria_viridis_v4.0, whole genome shotgun sequence genome, the region AACTCAGGTGAGAATTCCCTCACCTTTGAGAAAAAGGAGCCACATAATTCTGGAGCTCGATACCATCTAGTTGCCACGTAATCCTACAGCAAAGGACACAAAATCCTAAGAAAACAAAATTTAGTTGTTCAATAAATAAAACTTTGCTCGACACTATCAAAATGTCTACCGTCCAGAATATGGCTGATGGGGTCTCACAGAATGACACACGGGCAAGGCCAAAATCACAAATCTTCAGCTTGCAGTCAGCATTGGCTAGAATATTCTTTGGCTTAAGATCCCTATGGAAAACGCTTGCTGCAAAATCAAGATTTACAGAATGAGCATAGAATCTACACATAACAAGATGTGACAAATTATTAACAAGTCCCATATATATGAAGTCCAACAACCTGCATGAATGTACTTCATTCCACGAAGCAGCTGGTACAAGAAGAACTGGTGATGCTCCGCTGTGAGATCATCATTTGCTTTTATTACCTGATGGAGATCTGACTCCATCAACTCAAAGATTACATATATGTCCCTGAATTCTCTCCGCGAAGGAGGAAGCATAATGTGCTTGATCTCAACTAAGTCTGGGTGACGCAGCAACCGGAGCAGCTTGATCTCCCTAAGGATGCGGGTTGCATCGGAGACATGATCAAAGACATCAACAATCTTCTTTATAGCCACACGCTCACCAGTCTGGGTGTCAACAGCAGCGGCCACAACACCGTAGCTACCTTTTCCAATGACTTCACTGACTTGATAGCGGCTTGCCTCGCCATACTCTGTAAAGAATTCAGACTCCTGAAAGAGAGCAAGCTAACAGTTACCGAATGCTAGATGGAGTAATTATTCTGGTACAATACAGTGCACATATAGGATTACTAGgcgaacagaaaaaaaaagatacagcaTTTCACTGTACAGGCAATGGTAATCAAGAATTGAAGCATCAAAGGCATGAACCTACTGGAGGACATTTTGTGATCCTTTCATATTTAGTTTGAATTAGAGGCAACAGCAACTTGGCTAACTAACTGAAGGTTATTGCTCCCAAATCAATAATAAGCTGGCAACCACCAGTGCCCCATCAAAAGTCAACAAGGAACATGGCACCCGCAGAAAAATTATTACACTGCAATCAGCCCGTACCCTCCTCTTCTAGAGTTCATTAATTCAGTTTCAAATGACAGGGACAAGAAAAAGGCACAAGGCTTTTCCTACATCTTCCAAAAGTCGATACTGCAAATTGTATGATGTTTCCATAAAGCACAAGGCTTTTCCTAACCGCGTTGATGCACGACTGTTTGCAAATCACATTGGTTACTGAAGCATCATTTCTGACGCCACATTGAGCGCGACCATCTCTCAACCCAACTACGCGGATCCGAAAGCACTGACGAGAAGGCACAAGATCATTCAATGGGATTCCGTTTGCCCTGCCCAGCGCGCGCAGAGTTAAATTTCCACACCTAACACCTCACCATCTCGTGACCGCATCACGAGGGTAAAGCTAGCAGCCGCCGTCCGCGGATGGATCCAAACATCACGATCGGAGGCAGATGGGAACAGAAAAGAAGCAAAGAAAGGAGAGCAGAACAGGCCGCAAAGATCCAAGAGCGCGATCACGGGGACGCTATTGAGTTGACCCACCTTCTTGCTCGGATCCATGGGTGGCGGCTTCGTGCGCACGGGCGCGCGCGGACCTACGCCCCGCTCCTCGAAGACAATGCACCCCTCGGGCTCGGACTCCGGGCCCTCGGCGACCTCCTGCCACccttcctcctgctgctgctcctcctcctcctcggcgtggGGTTGGTGCGGGAGCGAGTGTGCGTGGAGGTCTTTGCCGGTGGCGGTGTTGTCGTTGTTGGTGGTGGAGGTCAGATggagggaagaggaggagacgCGGCGCGAGCGGTGTCGGAGCCAGCGGATGAgggagcgggcgcggccgcccATAAACCGCGCGCCCTGGGCATCGGGCGCGCGTGCTCCCGGAACACCTGGGGAcgcccggccgccgcggggagcgCGTCGCGGGGGAGGGACGGAGGCAGCGAGGCCGAGGCCGGGGCGCGCGGGGTGGTGTCGGGGCGAGGCGTGCGGGGGAAGTGGCGGTTCGTGCCGGTTGGAGACTCCCgccgggtggggtggggtggggatgGGATGGGCGGGACTCGGGGGTGGGGCCGGGCATCCAGGTGGGACAGGGGTGCGGAGCACGAGCCCACGGACGtaggcggaggggacggcgttTCCAATCTGCGGAGTGGTGAACACGTCGGCGGAGCAGCAGACATAGCACGGGAAACTGTTTCTGTTTTCCCCCCTCGAGTTTGTCTTGTTCTTTATGGTTGGTGAAATCTTGAAACAAATTTGTTAAGATAATGGCGGAAATTACGGTCAATCGAATTAACCTGGATTTATCTCCAAGGACGCGGTGTTCACAGTTCACACTACCTATGAGGGTGCTCATaaatatatgttgttttaaaatAGCCGACATGCTCCCTCCATTTATCtttactagcaaatatgcccagagaaaattataaattttaaaataaactgCTTAAGTAACTATATACTTGTGTCAATGCCATTACTACACCGTGTACCGTTCATTTAGCGCTAGATTTTAATTGATACTGTAGAAAAGATGATATACAAATAATGCTAGTTGCAGGCTTGCATCTATGGAATAGTACTAAAAAATTGAGAAAGATAGGATCTTTTTAATGTTTTACGTAATAGATACGGTCGTCAGTTCATTTTATATAAAATATGAGGACTTCTATGTAAAACTACAATCCTTATCCTCCCTTCCATCATATCGGACCATAAGTTTTCCTTCTAGTCAATGCTCTTGCTTTGCTTGTGTCGCTCCAATAGCGAGCACCATcgcgagcggtggcggcgagtAAGGTGCTGGTCAGCTGAGGACAGACTGATGGAGCCACGGggtgccaactgccaagtgctacaggtgtgcccctcgcctcgcctcccctcCGTCACGTTGACCAATGCATGAGGAGCAGCGGGGGCGCGCCGTGTAGGCTAGGTGGAGCTAGTCGAGGGCCTCGGTGTGGATGGCCATGGCAGCGTGCTGGATGAGCGCAGGAGGCAGGGAGGCCAAGTTGCTGAAGGATGCGAGCTACAATCCATGCCGAAGTTTGGTGCTCGTTTTGGTAGGCACATCGGGGCTctggcacggcggcggcctggcGGTGCGCGGAGGCCAGAGCACGAGGCAGCGGCTCAGCGGCGCACCAATCGGAACCTGCGTCTCGGCAACAAGGTTGGGTAGCACTTGGGGCGTGGCCAAGCAGCCGACGGACGGTGGGTTTGGAcagtgcggcggcggccctaGCTCCAACTCGCGGCACTGCCGAGGTGGCCGGCCCTGGCCAGGCGAGCACGTCAGGCCGCTCCAGCTCGCAAAATCGTAAGAACTATCCAAGGACTATGGGTTGATTACGAAACAGTTGAgagatttttttgcaaaacaaccataaCGGTCGGTAGAAACAACCGTattttaatattaggtagagataagACGTGATATGACTGATACGATCTCCCAAATTACACTTTGACCGTTCAtctattatattatattgtttattgTTATAAAATTATGACCATTGAAGagtacatttaattatgaaTCTAACCATTTCAAGttacattataaaaatttaaaaatgttgactaaattattgatcaaagattgtaaattttaaattttaataTGCGCGTATGTCTTacaaataaaaatggagggagcagtATCATCACAACCGTCGAAGAATATTTTCATACAATAGCAAATTGGCAATGTAGGAAACTGTGGTCAAAGTTGCAGGTTAAAGACTACGTTGATATCCAAAACATTACACATTTATTACTGGTGAAGGGAGTAGAATTTTGTCTCGCATCAAAAGAAGAGAAATGAGATTTTATAGAATcatttcgttcaaaaaaaagacGATTTCATAGAATCAAACTACAAGGAACGGCTGCTACTGCACGCACCACGTGAAATGCATGTGAAAGGGCCATGACAGCTGTTTTTCATCTCTGTCCGTGTTCCATGGAGAAAACATATGCTACTGCAAGTCTGCAGTTAGTACAAAACCACCAGGTAAAGAGTTTGGTTTGTACCTAATCTTAATCAATTAAAAGATGAAGGCAAAAGCACCATGTGAAATGTATGCGAAGGTCTATAATCATAAACAGAATACTGTCTACAATCCAAACAAAGATGTCCACTCGCTGTGCTGTGCAGCGTCAGTATTCAGTAGTCATAACCCTGAAATATGAGAAGATTCTCTGCTTGTGTGTATATGCATCTTGTTGCTGCAGTTGAGCCACGAGGTCTGTTTGGTTGCCAATGCCATGATCAAGTTGTCAACCACTTTGCTCACAAAATACTCTGCTTCTCGCCACATGGAGATTCCAGATGCGAAAACGTACACGATGATCTCAAGAGGTAAAAGCTCTTCTCAGTGAAAAAGCTCAGTTTACCAAACAAAAAAGACCTACAGTAAAAATGTCAGAGTTACAACTAAGTAGAGGTAAATAGTTAAAACTTAAAAGGCCAGTACTTCCAAGAATATCCAGGAAAAAAAGCAGTCCAACTTTCCAGCATGGCAGCACATATGGATGCTAACGGTAAAGAATCCGCTATTTCTttggataaaaaaaaatctagactAGCATCCAGGATAGGGTAATGACGTGCTCCATCCTGTGAGCCTGATAACTCCCCCTCCTCCATTTTCCTGTGACACCGAAGCACACCAGCAACCACCCATTCTCAAATGGGCTACAAGCTTCCAAGCCACAAGTCTTCTGTGTACCGCAGCAGGGCCAAATCAAAAGACACGAAGACGCAGTCTTTCTCTTTCCCCCCTGCACCATCAGCATATGGAAATTTTGTCAGCTACCAGGTAGTACCACACTACTGGACACGGAGAGATGAAAGAGACTTGTGTGATACATGACTTCGTTTTTGCAAGGGGATAAACACAGATAGGCAATTGCGGCGCCAATACGGGATGAATAAGGCCAGCCACATGTTCTGGTGGTGTATGTTCACCAGCTCTCGCAGGCACCGAGTTTCTTCTCCAATCCATCTTCAGGCTAAACATACGAAGAGAGTTTAGCCGGCTAGGCCAATCATACCTGCTCCAGCTCTGCTTCGCCATCTTTTTGATGAGTAGAGGCTCCCCATCTCGGCCCTCCTGCCGGTTGAGGCCGGCAGAGTGATGAGTGATCGGAGTCATGCTCGTGAGATTGGGCTTCGTCGTTGTAGCCTCCGTCGCAGCTTTAACTCTTAAGAGAGTTAACAGTGGGGGCAGGCATAATAAAGGTAACACTCAATAGTTCAAATAGTTTCTTGTGTTACTTTGAGTTATTCACTCAAGCATCTGTGCTTTCAGACAATGGCCAAGCAAGGGAAAGGAAGGACAAGACACACCATTCTGAACATGTGTGTATATCTTATACCAGTTacaatttccaaaaaaaaatgctgTATTAGTGGCCTATGCCATACTGATCTTCCCAGCTGCTGTTACAGggtgagaaagaagaagagaaggaagaggttAAAACAATCAGTGGCATAATCAACTCAGCCCGGTCCCtagacgatgacgacgatgatatGCTTTCTGAGATTGAGAGCCTCCTGTCAGGAGACATTGACATCCCTATACCAAGGGATCGGTTCGATGTCAATGGACGGTCACAGTACAACGCTCACATGGCTAATGAGGCCGCTGAGATAGACAGGCTGCGCAGCCTGGTGAGGGAGATGGAGGAAAGGGAGGTGAAGCTCGAAGGCGAGCTGCTGGAGTACTACGGCATGAAGGAGATGGAGACCGACGTTACTGAGCTGCAGAAGCAGCTCAAGACTAAGACAGCGGAGATCAACATGCTCAACAACACCATCAACTCAATGCAGGCAGAGCGGAAGAAGCTGCAGGATGAGGTTGCGCATGGAGCGGTAGCCAAGAAAGAGCTTGAAGCGGCTACGAGCAAGATTAAGGAGCTGCAGCGGCAGATGCAGCTGGAGGCCGGCCAGACAAAAGGTCAGCTGATGCTGCTAAAGCAGCAGGTCATTGGATTGAAGGCCAAGGAAGAAGAGGCGGCAAAAAAAGAAGCCGAGGTCCAGCGAAAGCTCAAGAAGCTCAAGGAATTGGAAGTGGAGGTAATTGAGctcaggaggaagaacaaggaGCTTTTGTACGAGAAGAGAGATCTCATAGTGAAGTTGGATGCAGCAGAAGGAAAAATAACAGAGGTACCTTACTACTGGTACTCTATTATTAATGAGGCATTGAATTAGCAAGACATTGTTTTCTCTTACACATGATTCTCAGTTTGTCACCATGCAAGATATTACAGCCTACCTATCAAAATATTTCCTGGCTACTTCAACACAAATTCAGTTTGATAAATTAGCACTTTACTAAAGCATGGGTTAAGAAGTAGCCTTACATTTAACAACCACATCAGAATTTTCATATTCTATACAAAGGAAGAATGTACCTACTAGTTTCCTGCAAAGTATTCATTCAGTCTTCATATGCTTTTGAGATGTGTGTTAATGGCATACCCTATTATGTATCATGCAGAGTGATGTAGTCGCCAACGCAAGAGAAGAGATAAACAAGCTGAGGCATACAAATGAGGACCTCACAAAGCAAGTGGAAGGCCTACAAATGAACAGATTCAGTGAAGTAGAGGAGCTGGTGTACCTGCGTTGGGTCAATGCTTGTCTGAGATTCGAGCTCCGTAACTATCAGATGCCATCAGGGAAAGTCTCTGCACGTGATCTTAACAAGACCCTGAGCCCCAAATCACAGGAGAGGGCCAAACAGCTGATGTTGGAGTACGCAGGATCTGAACGAGGTCAGGGTGATACAGACCTTGAGAGTGTTTCTTCAATGCCTTCTTCACCCGGAAGCGAAGACTTTGACAATGTTTCAATTGATAGTTCTTCCAGCAGATACAGCTTCCTAAGCAAAAGGCCCAATCTGATGCAAAAGCTCAAAAGGTGGGGAAGGAGCAAGGATGACAGCAGTAGTTTAGCCTCCTCAATCAGTGGCTCTCCAAGGAGGAAACCAAGGGGGCCCCTGGAAGCTCTCATGCTTAAAAATGCAGGAGATGGTACAGCCATAACAACGTTTGGACAGAGAGATCCTAATGACATCTTGGACGAGGAAAATGTCGCATCCTCATTCCAATTGATGTCAAAGACAGTCGAAGGTTTTGCTGATGAGAAGTATCCTGCTTACAAAGATAGGCACAAACTTGCAACTGAACGGGAGAATGCAATAAAAGAGAAGGCTGGACAAGTAAGAGCACAAAGGTTTGGCGGTGGGCATAGTTCAGCTCTTATTTCCTCTCCAAAAGGTGCACTTCCACCAAAACTTGCTCAGATTAAGGAGAGAGCCCCTGCAGCTAACGCCGCATCCAGCGAGCAATCTAGTGACAACCAGAACAACATCCTGGTGGTGAGCCAGTTGAAGCTCGCCAACATTGAGAAGAGAGCAACAAGAGTCCCCAGGCCACCTCCCCCTCGATCAACCACTGCTTCAGGGGCTACAAATACTGCAAGTGGAGTACAAACACCACGTCCACCAggtgcacctcctcctccaccaccacctcctgggAAAACTGGtggcccaccgccgccgccaccacctccaggTGCTCTACCCAGGAGTGTTGCTGGGAGTGACAAGGTACATCGTGCACCGGAGATTGTTGAGTTCTATCAAAGTCTCATGAAGCGTGAAGCAAAGAAGGAGACATCTCTAGGATCAGTGTCATCCAATGTTTCTGACGCCAGGAGTAATATGATTGGAGAGATTGAGAACAGATCAACATTCCTCTTGGCTGTAAGTATTTTCTGCTGGCGCCACGTTGCATAAAAATCCTGCCAAATTTACGCATTCCATTATTAATGCATAATATAACTGGTAATCTAAATTTAATATCAAAAGTAatggatttaaaaaaaaacatggaatGTTTCAGGTCAAAGCTGATGTGGAGACGCAAGGAGAATTTGTCGAGTCTCTAGCAAGTGAGGTCCGAGCAGCAAGCTTTGTAAATATTGATGATGTCGTTGCATTTGTAAATTGGTTGGATGAGGAGTTATCCTTCTTGGTAAGTAACCCAACCATATTCTTCATACATCACATACAAAGTAATAGGAGACAACCTGCAAGGTATTGTACCTAGGACACATGTGATCTAATACTAAAGAGGATCAATAACTTTTTAGGTTGATGAACGAGCAGTGCTAAAGCATTTCGATTGGCCAGAGAGCAAAACTGATGCAATAAGAGAAGCATCTTTTGAGTACCAAGACCTGATAAAGTTACAGAACAAGGTTTCATCCTTTACCGATGATCGACAACTTGCATGTGAGGAAGCTCTCAACAAGATGTATTCCTTGCTTGAGAAGTAAGTGTCTCATCTGACCTAGTATTCTCCCTAATGTAGTTATTCTGAAATAAACAGGAAATATTTTTCCCAAGTCTAAGATATATGTGAGAAACATGATTTACCTAAACTGATTGTTTCACTGAACTAACTAGTGTCATACGTGCACCAGAGTGGAGCAGAGTGTCTATGCACTACTCCGTACTAGAGATATGGCCGTCTCACGGTACAAGGAGTATGGGATCCCAGTTGACTGGCTGTCTGATTCTGGAGTAGTTGGCAAGGTGTGCATCTCTAGCATATACCCCATTTATGTTCACCTGATAAGAAACCTATTTTAATAaacttaatttttttaaaaaaaatgcatgtctAATTTCCTCATAAAGGTGAGTATGTTATTAGTCAGAGTATTCATCAAAACTAACTCAAATTTCGTTTTATATGTTGGAGTAGATCAAATTGGCATCTGTCCAGCTCGCAAACAAGTATATGAAGAGGGTTGCTTcagaacttgatgcattgcaagGCACCGAGAAAGAGCCCAATAGAGAATTTTTGCTTCTCCAGGGTGTGAGATTCGCTTTCCGAGTTCATCAGGTAAATTCTCAAATATATATTGGAAACTAGTCACTTCACAGGTGATTTCGAGTCAGTAACTTATCCTTGACCTTCTGCAGTTTGCCGGAGGCTTCGATGCAGAAAGCATGAAAGCTTTTGAAGAGCTAAGGAGCAAGATGACTACACAGACACCAGCTCCACAGATATCTGAAGCGTAATTTGAACACAGGATTCGATACCCATCTAGTTTGGAAAGCCATTTTTAGTCGATTAGCTTAAGTGTACAAAGAGAAGTGTAAATTTCAGTGTTGCAATGTATATGCTAAGAAGACAATAAAGGTCTTCAGGTTTTGTTCATACGTATACCAGTTTTAGTGAAAGCGTATACCTTTTTCATCTGAAGGTTGTAAACTGTACACAAGCAAGTTCTTAAAATGAAAGCTAGCAGAGAGCCAGAAATAGTTTTGTTGGTGTTTTTGAACTGAGCATAGTTTTGCACTTTTGCTACTAGTGAATGTCCATTTTGGTATTCTGAAAAACTGAAACTATGGAGATTATTGTTCCAAATGAACCTTACTACTGGATTTGAAATTCTGAAGGAATTACCCAGTCACTAACCACAGACATACAATGCTGAAATAGCAGATCTAACTTCGAGAAATCATATCAGGACAAAAATCCACCTGCAGGGAGAAGGTCGAGGTTGCGGCGGCGAGCTCCACCTGAACGGAGAAGCGACCGCTTGCAGCGGGCGACTGACTGCGCTCGGTTCGCCGCCTACTAGCCGCCGGAGCCGCCTCGGCTCGCGACAGCGATCAGAGCGGTCAGCGGGGGCAACGTCGCTTGACTGCTTAAGTGGATGAAAAAACAATTGAGAGAGTGGATGAATCCCCCAGTCGGGGGAAATTATGGGGAAAAAGTCCCTTTCCCTCAACTAtcgagagagaggagagaaggtaCCACATGTTACCTGACACGTGGAGCCCACCCCACGTCACGTAAAATCACCACTAAAATCAGCGAGGGATTTAGATTCGTACGGAATTGCATAGTTCAGGGTTTCAAACATCCGATTTTACACCACATCACGTAAAACCACCGCTAAAATCAGCGAGGGATTTAGATTTACACGGTACTGCATAGTTCGGTGTTTCAAACATCCGAATTTGCACTTGGAGGATTAAAGTCGGACTTCGTCGATAGTTGAGGAACATGAAAAAGATTTTTTCTAAATTATGGTGATAGCGTCGTGATTTTCAGAGCTCTAGATAACTGGGTGGAAAATGAGTTATAGCCACCCACACGTCTTTATTCAAGCCTTGGAGAATAAATTTATCAGCTCATCACCAGGATCCAACTCATTTAAAGCACTCACACTACACCCTCAAAGCTAGATGGCTTCcggtgtttgagattcgtgcggcTCTTGAcgatctcttcttcctcttgctcaTTTGCACGCCACCGCAGCTCGCGAGCGGAGAAATTCTGATATTTGACATTCAATATGCGCAGCTCACTAAATTTAACATCCAATCTGCGTACCTTTCAATATTTAACACTTCCTTTTCCTCAATTtccatcttttccttttcttttctctcttcaaCCCTAGTGAACGGACGATAATACCCCTATTCTCAACGCTTTGCGAGAACCAAAACGTAAAAAGCAAAAGTCGCTTccatctgttcttcttcctctgccagAGAACCAGAGAACCAGAGAACCCGTCGCCTGCGCTACACGCCCAACGCGACCTCCACCTGCCGCATCTGCACCGCACGGCTGCCTCCGCCTGCCGCGCGCCACCTCCGCCTGCTGCCTGCGCCCCAACATCACCAGCGCAGGCTCcatggcggcgtggcggccgcaATGCGACAAGGGTGCGCGGGGTTTGGCGGCCGGACAGGGCCCTCATGGGGATGCGGCGGCGCAGCTCGTCTGCAGCTCAGGCGGGTGGAACAGGGAGCGGGCATGCCGCCACGCACGGGGAAGCAACCGATAATTCGGAACCGGATCTGCCAGACCTATTTCCCCCTCAACTTCATGGCGGGTTGGTCTGTACCTGCTGCTGCTTTGGCCGTGGGCACGGGGAGAAGTACGAGCCGTCAGCGGCGAACACGTTTCTTCG harbors:
- the LOC117848014 gene encoding mitogen-activated protein kinase 17, yielding MGGRARSLIRWLRHRSRRVSSSSLHLTSTTNNDNTATGKDLHAHSLPHQPHAEEEEEQQQEEGWQEVAEGPESEPEGCIVFEERGVGPRAPVRTKPPPMDPSKKESEFFTEYGEASRYQVSEVIGKGSYGVVAAAVDTQTGERVAIKKIVDVFDHVSDATRILREIKLLRLLRHPDLVEIKHIMLPPSRREFRDIYVIFELMESDLHQVIKANDDLTAEHHQFFLYQLLRGMKYIHAASVFHRDLKPKNILANADCKLKICDFGLARVSFCETPSAIFWTDYVATRWYRAPELCGSFFSKYTPAIDIWSVGCIFAELLTGKPLFPGKNVVHQLDLMTDLLGTPSAESISKIRNEKARRYLSNMRKKPKVPFTKKFPGVDPMALHLLERLLAFDPKERPSAAEALTDPYFNGLANSEREPIAQPISKLEFEFEKRKLGKDDVRELIYREILEYHPQMLQEYLRGGDGNQMTFMFPSGVDRFRRQFAHLEEGTAKGEKPSPQLRQNVSLPRERVIGNKHGDGDAGLKPVHASVTDGISDPVLSARSLLKSESISASKCIGEKPKHVKDEDSIMETVDETIDEVSKKIAQLKT
- the LOC117848013 gene encoding protein CHUP1, chloroplastic; the encoded protein is MLVRLGFVVVASVAALTLKRVNSGGRHNKDNGQARERKDKTHHSEHGEKEEEKEEVKTISGIINSARSLDDDDDDMLSEIESLLSGDIDIPIPRDRFDVNGRSQYNAHMANEAAEIDRLRSLVREMEEREVKLEGELLEYYGMKEMETDVTELQKQLKTKTAEINMLNNTINSMQAERKKLQDEVAHGAVAKKELEAATSKIKELQRQMQLEAGQTKGQLMLLKQQVIGLKAKEEEAAKKEAEVQRKLKKLKELEVEVIELRRKNKELLYEKRDLIVKLDAAEGKITESDVVANAREEINKLRHTNEDLTKQVEGLQMNRFSEVEELVYLRWVNACLRFELRNYQMPSGKVSARDLNKTLSPKSQERAKQLMLEYAGSERGQGDTDLESVSSMPSSPGSEDFDNVSIDSSSSRYSFLSKRPNLMQKLKRWGRSKDDSSSLASSISGSPRRKPRGPLEALMLKNAGDGTAITTFGQRDPNDILDEENVASSFQLMSKTVEGFADEKYPAYKDRHKLATERENAIKEKAGQVRAQRFGGGHSSALISSPKGALPPKLAQIKERAPAANAASSEQSSDNQNNILVVSQLKLANIEKRATRVPRPPPPRSTTASGATNTASGVQTPRPPGAPPPPPPPPGKTGGPPPPPPPPGALPRSVAGSDKVHRAPEIVEFYQSLMKREAKKETSLGSVSSNVSDARSNMIGEIENRSTFLLAVKADVETQGEFVESLASEVRAASFVNIDDVVAFVNWLDEELSFLVDERAVLKHFDWPESKTDAIREASFEYQDLIKLQNKVSSFTDDRQLACEEALNKMYSLLEKVEQSVYALLRTRDMAVSRYKEYGIPVDWLSDSGVVGKIKLASVQLANKYMKRVASELDALQGTEKEPNREFLLLQGVRFAFRVHQFAGGFDAESMKAFEELRSKMTTQTPAPQISEA